One window from the genome of Brassica oleracea var. oleracea cultivar TO1000 unplaced genomic scaffold, BOL UnpScaffold00989, whole genome shotgun sequence encodes:
- the LOC106320633 gene encoding uncharacterized protein LOC106320633, with protein sequence MSSALDKALLAMTIEEEDTPFDLPNLPQYSSCQNNSISLIGRILNPDCQKISNLIREMPRKWQKYDHVRGIALSSERFQFIFKHEHDLVEVYEKGVHSSNDWTIAMERWMEKPPPDYLNFVHVWVRIRNIPVNHYTAEAIEALGDLVGHVDEVAFDPSKPQSNDYVRVTILFDVSKPLSKTKVVNLPSGEQATISYEYERIHKRCFHCQRLTHEQTSCPFKLRSLQNNQNQRRPLERVIKDSDPLFGVLDESQVGINPSTGRPKIANEVLEGMRLYLLSSSGSERIIREHRVKSSLADIGNDLRAQKSYLSLETPPKVTSDVDKEKGHVFGFDKVSSQPSGHHNNKLMASAIQVGRNFFEISAAQFFSEGSAHNFKGDPMLGMALSSVNSAKSGEAGSSGLSIATKTGKPRGRPPRNKRLSNEAPLKINQSSNTSTVKRKAEEEPKRDSTMKRKLNEAVPMEGLPKDQ encoded by the coding sequence ATGTCTTCTGCGTTGGATAAAGCTCTGTTAGCGATGACGATTGAGGAAGAAGATACTCCTTTCGATCTTCCAAATCTTCCTCAATATAGTTCCTGTCAAAATAACTCAATCAGTCTGATTGGAAGGATTCTCAACCCAGACTGtcaaaagatatcgaatttgattCGAGAGATGCCGCGAAAATGGCAGAAATACGATCATGTTCGTGGGATTGCGCTTTCTTCGGAGAGGTTTCAATTTATCTTCAAGCATGAACATGATCTGGTTGAGGTATATGAAAAAGGGGTTCACTCATCTAATGATTGGACGATAGCAATGGAGCGATGGATGGAGAAGCCACCTCCTGATTATCTCAATTTCGTTCATGTATGGGTTAGAATTCGAAATATTCCTGTCAATCATTATACGGCTGAAGCAATTGAGGCTCTTGGGGATCTGGTTGGTCATGTGGATGAGGTTGCTTTTGATCCATCAAAGCCACAAAGTAATGATTATGTGAGAGTTACGATCCTTTTTGATGTCTCTAAACCGCTGAGCAAAACAAAAGTGGTGAACTTACCAAGTGGAGAACAAGCTACTATCTCTTATGAGTATGAAAGGATTCACAAAAGATGTTTTCACTGTCAACGTTTGACTCATGAGCAAACATCATGTCCCTTCAAGCTTCGTTCCttacaaaacaatcaaaatcaaagacgCCCCCTAGAAAGAGTTATAAAAGATTCTGATCCTCTCTTTGGAGTATTGGATGAAAGCCAGGTAGGGATCAATCCGTCAACAGGAAGACCCAAGATAGCTAATGAAGTTCTTGAGGGCATGAGATTGTATCTCCTTTCTTCTTCGGGCTCTGAAAGAATCATAAGAGAACACCGAGTCAAGTCCTCCTTAGCTGATATTGGAAACGACCTGAGAGCTCAAAAATCTTATCTTAGTTTGGAAACTCCTCCCAAGGTTACTTCTGATGTGGACAAAGAAAAAGGACATGTATTCGGATTTGATAAAGTTTCTTCTCAACCTTCTGGTCACCATAACAATAAGCTTATGGCATCGGCTATCCAAGTTGGAAGAAACTTTTTCGAAATCTCAGCTGCTCAATTCTTCTCTGAAGGATCGGCACACAACTTTAAAGGGGATCCAATGTTGGGTATGGCACTCTCTTCGGTTAACTCGGCTAAATCTGGAGAAGCAGGTTCATCAGGCTTGAGTATTGCTACTAAAACTGGTAAACCAAGAGGAAGACCGCCTAGAAACAAGAGACTGTCAAATGAAGCCCCTCTTAAGATCAATCAAAGCAGTAATACCAGCACAGTCAAAAGAAAGGCCGAGGAAGAACCAAAGCGTGACTCTACGATGAAGCGAAAGCTAAATGAGGCGGTCCCAATGGAGGGACTGCCTAAGGATCAATGA